A window from Pseudobutyrivibrio ruminis HUN009 encodes these proteins:
- a CDS encoding CDP-glycerol glycerophosphotransferase family protein encodes MTERQYINYRKLKAFGNRLCFYLCRVFPIKRNLISVCTFEGKGGFGCNPKYVVMELHRQHPEYEFVWFVNDMDKEFPDYIKKVPNTLWSRAYWLSRSKVWIDNYRKPYGTTKRKGQYYLNVNHYTIGIKCTGLWRGDGFSEMAYLVSKNDSDMIDDLVIDSKWCEVVSPKGLVYNGTYLKTGAPRCDILYGDRTQQKLAFRRKHGIPDNAKVVMYAPTFREGAKDGKRFVFSEIWSIDFKRLLANLEKKFGGDWYLCVRVHPQLAPTFEDYHDSELKGRIINESQADDMYEILAGMDVYITDYSSACFEAGFTGMPVFLYADDVQKYANARGQLMWNLATDSRHAVGNNKEITSAFDLIMPFSLAHNNQELEEDILKFDPMVYGKNLDEMYEQMGLAFSGEASNKIAAVIEHFLKAR; translated from the coding sequence ATGACTGAAAGACAATATATAAACTATCGAAAACTTAAAGCTTTTGGAAACCGACTCTGCTTTTACCTATGCAGAGTTTTTCCGATTAAAAGGAATTTAATTAGTGTATGTACATTTGAGGGGAAAGGTGGATTCGGGTGTAATCCTAAATATGTTGTAATGGAATTACACAGGCAACATCCAGAGTATGAGTTTGTATGGTTTGTAAATGATATGGACAAGGAGTTTCCAGATTATATAAAAAAAGTCCCTAATACTTTATGGAGTAGAGCATACTGGTTATCGCGCTCAAAAGTGTGGATTGATAATTATAGAAAACCATACGGGACTACAAAACGTAAAGGCCAATACTATTTGAATGTTAATCATTATACTATAGGTATTAAATGTACCGGATTGTGGCGCGGTGATGGATTCTCAGAGATGGCATATCTTGTTAGCAAGAATGATTCAGATATGATTGATGATTTGGTTATTGATTCCAAATGGTGCGAGGTAGTATCGCCTAAAGGCTTAGTTTATAATGGGACATATTTGAAAACGGGCGCACCAAGATGTGATATTTTGTATGGAGATAGAACGCAACAAAAACTTGCTTTCCGTAGGAAACATGGAATTCCAGATAATGCAAAGGTTGTAATGTATGCCCCTACATTTCGTGAAGGTGCAAAGGATGGAAAAAGATTTGTTTTTTCTGAAATATGGTCCATAGATTTTAAAAGGCTATTAGCAAATCTAGAAAAGAAGTTTGGTGGAGACTGGTATTTGTGTGTGAGAGTTCATCCACAATTGGCACCAACTTTCGAAGATTATCATGATTCTGAACTGAAAGGAAGAATCATAAATGAGAGTCAAGCAGATGATATGTATGAGATATTAGCCGGAATGGATGTGTATATTACAGATTATTCTAGTGCATGCTTTGAAGCAGGTTTTACTGGCATGCCGGTATTTTTGTATGCGGATGATGTACAAAAGTATGCTAATGCTAGAGGGCAGTTGATGTGGAATTTGGCGACGGATTCAAGGCATGCTGTCGGTAATAACAAAGAGATAACATCAGCTTTTGATTTGATAATGCCATTTTCATTAGCACATAATAATCAGGAATTGGAAGAAGATATTTTGAAATTTGACCCAATGGTTTATGGAAAGAATTTGGACGAAATGTATGAACAAATGGGCTTGGCGTTTAGTGGCGAGGCTAGTAATAAGATTGCAGCGGTCATAGAACACTTCTTAAAGGCAAGATAA
- a CDS encoding Gfo/Idh/MocA family oxidoreductase, whose amino-acid sequence MTKVITYGTFDLFHEGHYNLLKHAKELGDYLIVGITTEQYDLTRGKLNVVDSLITRIDNVRATGFVDEIVIEDHTGQKVEDIQKYGVDIFTVGSDWVGTFDYLEQYCKVVYLPRTKNVSSTMKRTDRSPVLNIGIAGTGRVAERFPNEIKLVSGANAVGVFNPHYDHAKPFMEKHELAFWTNDYDEFLDKIDAVYIATPHETHYDYAKKAILAGKHVLCEKPMVFKKVEAEELFKLAKDNNVVLMEAIKTAYCPGFKQLISVARSGVIGDICDVEASFSRITAPDKREMNDLKYGGAFTEFGSYCLMAVIKLLGKDYKDVRFESVKMDNGLDAYTKAHFTYENALATTKNGVAVKTEGGLIVAGTKGYILAPSPWWLTTNFQVRYEDPNKIDDYTSKFLGSGIRYEIAEFTRAVGNLRNGEPNASANIYMLTRGESIALAGIYEKFLSQRNN is encoded by the coding sequence ATGACAAAAGTTATTACCTATGGAACATTTGATTTGTTTCATGAAGGCCATTACAATTTGCTAAAGCATGCCAAGGAACTTGGTGATTATTTAATAGTGGGAATCACTACAGAACAATACGATCTTACACGTGGAAAGCTTAATGTGGTTGATTCATTAATCACACGTATTGATAATGTTCGCGCTACAGGCTTTGTAGATGAAATTGTTATAGAAGATCATACAGGCCAAAAGGTAGAAGATATCCAGAAATATGGTGTGGATATTTTCACTGTAGGTTCTGACTGGGTAGGTACTTTTGATTATTTGGAACAGTATTGCAAAGTGGTTTATTTACCTAGAACTAAAAATGTATCTTCAACTATGAAACGTACAGATAGAAGTCCGGTTCTTAATATTGGTATAGCTGGTACCGGTAGGGTGGCAGAGCGCTTTCCAAATGAAATAAAGCTCGTATCTGGCGCAAATGCAGTAGGCGTATTTAATCCCCATTATGATCATGCTAAGCCTTTTATGGAAAAGCATGAGTTGGCATTTTGGACCAATGATTATGATGAGTTCCTTGATAAGATAGATGCGGTCTACATAGCTACACCGCATGAGACACATTACGATTATGCTAAAAAAGCCATATTAGCAGGCAAACATGTGTTGTGTGAAAAGCCAATGGTATTCAAGAAAGTAGAAGCTGAAGAATTATTTAAGCTTGCTAAAGACAACAATGTTGTGCTTATGGAAGCGATAAAGACAGCATATTGCCCAGGATTCAAACAGCTTATCAGTGTTGCTCGTAGTGGAGTTATAGGAGATATATGCGATGTGGAGGCAAGTTTTTCACGCATCACGGCACCGGACAAGCGTGAAATGAATGATTTGAAGTATGGCGGGGCCTTCACTGAGTTTGGCAGCTATTGCTTGATGGCAGTTATTAAATTACTTGGAAAAGACTATAAGGATGTCAGATTTGAAAGTGTAAAAATGGATAATGGCTTAGATGCCTATACTAAAGCTCATTTTACATATGAAAATGCGTTGGCGACTACTAAAAATGGTGTTGCAGTTAAAACAGAAGGTGGTCTTATTGTTGCTGGAACTAAGGGCTATATTTTAGCACCTTCGCCATGGTGGCTTACAACAAACTTTCAAGTTCGCTATGAGGACCCAAATAAAATAGATGATTATACATCTAAATTTTTAGGATCAGGAATAAGATATGAAATAGCGGAGTTCACAAGAGCAGTTGGCAATTTAAGAAATGGCGAGCCAAATGCTTCAGCTAATATATATATGCTGACTAGAGGTGAATCTATAGCTCTTGCTGGCATATATGAAAAATTCTTGTCACAAAGGAATAATTAA
- a CDS encoding glycerophosphodiester phosphodiesterase family protein: protein MDISYLLFIQKARLACGSIFDQLFLFISELATPLTTFLLMAFTYWCIDKKAGALMGWNVGVGCTYNTTLKRFFNVERPWVKDARIIPVEAALSGAGDASFPSGHTSRATAAWGALGTVFFKKKKETRIIGIASWLVVLAVMFSRNYLGVHTPQDVVGALLLGIVVMYATAKVIVWADTNDGRYDLAITLVGMIICFAPMLRYGCFANSGAGMGLIAGWYAERKWVKFSTEGNNSLKTIRFVFGAVPLLLIIKVLPSLLTLFMESKYAGFFTYGIIGFYIMAVYPLLFIIVEQDFDKNIKRATAGIIIFVLLLAVIGYGRNHALRVAAIKEQAQVTTENTIVNPSGTIGYMQYSIAEDGTIVTEDNMGYQIVDQGDSWYYSDGRINTVDDSRKKMDVIGHRGYPAVAPENTIPSFKAAMDLGVDWIETDVQETKDGVLVLFHDDDLARITGVSGKIADYTYDELLQMDFGAWFSDGYAGTKIPTLQELMDLVKDDDVRIYLELKDIGEVDGFVEAIYNVIEQNGMHDRVVYASFNYGYLQQFKAIDASVQILCNTMVANESMLTDTPAEYYGLHSENVSISLVNAIHKTGSKVFVWTADSPQQIQNLYRMGVDGVCTNQSGVAMAASHPEYGYLADHAVWSHTLPGLYGKDLPEYCSDMIFQGFTKTSSNLISAAYSKSGEYNSVLYIMDLNGNLLNIVDTGFKAHMGGIAYDANHDILWTTGMDGMVYALSMAAVLDGSYNGEILAQFDANLYNAAGGHVASFLTVDDGYLYVGSYSNGSNGALNKYDISDYVNPTLISTVTIPERIQGVTFRELSDGSKTILMTQGYEMYEGFLLEFNYSESNTEYINADRTLHLPEGPEQILWTSKGLYLQLESASTPYLPTARNACDQLWLLQLEE, encoded by the coding sequence ATGGATATTAGTTACCTGCTTTTTATACAAAAAGCTAGATTAGCTTGTGGAAGTATTTTCGACCAGTTGTTTTTATTTATAAGTGAATTAGCAACACCGCTGACTACATTTCTCTTGATGGCGTTTACGTATTGGTGCATTGATAAAAAAGCTGGAGCGCTGATGGGCTGGAATGTTGGAGTTGGATGCACTTATAATACGACGCTTAAGCGATTCTTTAATGTAGAGAGGCCTTGGGTAAAGGATGCAAGGATTATACCTGTAGAGGCGGCTCTTTCGGGAGCAGGAGATGCTTCATTTCCTAGTGGACATACTTCTAGAGCAACAGCTGCCTGGGGAGCATTAGGAACAGTTTTTTTCAAAAAGAAAAAGGAAACTCGAATTATAGGTATTGCTAGTTGGTTAGTTGTCTTAGCAGTAATGTTTTCGAGAAATTACCTGGGCGTTCATACTCCACAGGATGTTGTTGGAGCATTATTATTAGGAATTGTAGTAATGTATGCCACTGCTAAAGTTATAGTGTGGGCAGATACAAATGATGGCAGATATGATTTAGCTATTACGCTTGTGGGTATGATTATATGCTTCGCTCCAATGCTTCGTTATGGATGTTTTGCAAATAGCGGAGCTGGTATGGGATTGATAGCTGGATGGTATGCCGAAAGAAAGTGGGTAAAATTCTCTACTGAAGGAAACAACTCGCTTAAAACCATAAGATTCGTATTTGGCGCGGTACCATTATTGTTAATTATAAAAGTATTACCATCTTTATTGACTCTTTTCATGGAATCTAAGTATGCTGGGTTCTTTACTTATGGAATAATTGGATTCTATATTATGGCCGTGTACCCACTATTATTTATAATAGTAGAGCAGGATTTTGATAAGAATATAAAAAGAGCCACAGCAGGAATTATTATATTTGTGTTGTTATTAGCAGTTATAGGATACGGCAGAAATCACGCTCTCAGAGTAGCTGCAATTAAAGAACAAGCGCAAGTTACAACAGAAAACACGATTGTAAACCCATCTGGAACAATAGGATATATGCAATATAGTATTGCAGAAGATGGAACAATTGTTACCGAAGATAACATGGGGTATCAAATAGTAGATCAAGGTGACTCTTGGTACTACAGTGATGGCCGTATCAACACGGTTGATGATTCACGTAAAAAGATGGATGTTATAGGACATCGAGGATATCCTGCAGTTGCTCCTGAAAATACAATACCATCATTTAAGGCTGCTATGGATTTGGGAGTAGACTGGATTGAGACAGATGTCCAGGAAACAAAAGATGGTGTGCTAGTATTATTCCACGATGATGATTTAGCTAGAATCACAGGCGTAAGTGGAAAAATTGCTGATTATACATATGATGAATTGCTCCAGATGGATTTTGGCGCATGGTTCTCTGATGGATATGCAGGTACAAAGATTCCTACTCTTCAAGAGTTAATGGATTTAGTAAAAGATGATGATGTTAGAATTTACCTAGAGCTAAAGGATATTGGAGAAGTAGATGGATTTGTAGAAGCTATCTACAATGTCATAGAACAAAATGGCATGCATGATAGAGTTGTGTACGCGTCATTTAATTATGGATATTTGCAGCAGTTTAAGGCAATAGATGCATCAGTTCAGATTCTTTGCAACACAATGGTGGCAAATGAATCTATGCTTACAGATACACCAGCTGAATACTATGGACTGCATTCAGAAAATGTAAGTATAAGTCTGGTTAACGCGATACATAAAACAGGAAGTAAGGTGTTTGTATGGACTGCGGATAGCCCGCAACAGATACAAAACCTTTACAGAATGGGCGTAGATGGTGTATGTACAAATCAGTCTGGTGTCGCCATGGCTGCGAGCCATCCAGAATATGGATATCTAGCAGATCATGCAGTTTGGAGTCACACCTTGCCTGGTTTATATGGAAAAGACTTGCCTGAATACTGTTCGGATATGATATTCCAGGGCTTTACAAAAACTTCTAGCAACTTAATATCTGCTGCTTACAGTAAAAGTGGTGAATATAATAGTGTTTTATATATCATGGATTTAAATGGCAATCTATTAAATATAGTAGACACAGGATTTAAAGCACATATGGGAGGTATCGCATATGATGCTAACCATGATATACTATGGACAACTGGTATGGATGGTATGGTATATGCTTTATCAATGGCGGCTGTATTGGATGGTTCATATAATGGCGAAATATTGGCTCAGTTTGATGCAAATTTGTATAATGCAGCAGGCGGACATGTAGCCAGCTTCTTGACTGTTGATGATGGATATTTATATGTTGGAAGCTATTCAAATGGTTCCAACGGTGCATTAAATAAATACGATATATCGGATTACGTTAATCCAACATTGATTTCTACTGTTACAATTCCTGAAAGAATACAAGGTGTGACATTTAGAGAGCTATCAGATGGAAGCAAGACTATATTAATGACTCAAGGATATGAAATGTATGAAGGATTTTTACTTGAGTTTAATTATTCAGAGAGTAACACAGAGTACATAAATGCTGATAGAACATTGCATTTACCAGAGGGACCAGAGCAAATCCTTTGGACATCAAAAGGTTTATATTTACAGCTTGAATCGGCAAGCACACCATATTTGCCAACGGCACGAAATGCTTGTGATCAGCTGTGGTTGCTGCAGTTAGAGGAGTAA
- a CDS encoding glycosyltransferase family 2 protein, producing MKKISIMIPCYNEEENVVPISKAVVDVMNKELPQYDYEILFIDNCSKDNTRSLIRGICKENPKVKAIFNAKNFGQFNSPYHAMCQTTGDCTISLCADFQDPVELIPKFVAEWEKGYKIVCGIKTASKENKIMRFLRSCYYKTIRKMSDVEQIEHFTGFGLYDKSFIDVLRDLKDPTPFLRGIVAELGYKRKDIEYTQAKRAAGKTHNNFYTLYDAAMLSFTSYTTMGLRVATIAGFIFSFISIIVALVYLVLKLIFWERYPAGMYPVLLMVSVMGSLQLFFIGFLGEYVLSMNKRIMNRPLVIEEERINF from the coding sequence ATGAAAAAGATTAGTATAATGATTCCTTGCTATAACGAGGAAGAAAATGTAGTTCCTATTAGCAAGGCAGTTGTGGATGTAATGAATAAAGAACTTCCTCAGTATGATTATGAAATTCTTTTTATTGATAATTGTTCTAAGGATAATACCAGAAGTTTAATTAGAGGAATATGCAAAGAAAATCCAAAGGTTAAAGCAATTTTCAATGCAAAGAATTTTGGACAGTTTAATTCGCCATATCATGCCATGTGCCAAACTACAGGAGACTGTACAATTAGTTTGTGTGCCGATTTCCAGGATCCAGTAGAACTTATCCCTAAGTTTGTAGCAGAGTGGGAAAAGGGGTACAAGATTGTATGCGGTATAAAAACTGCAAGTAAAGAAAATAAAATCATGCGATTCCTTCGTTCATGCTATTACAAAACAATCAGAAAGATGAGTGATGTGGAACAGATAGAGCATTTTACAGGATTCGGGTTATACGATAAAAGCTTTATTGATGTGCTTAGAGATTTAAAGGATCCGACACCATTCCTTAGAGGAATTGTAGCAGAGCTTGGTTATAAGCGTAAGGATATAGAGTATACTCAGGCAAAGCGTGCAGCAGGAAAGACTCACAACAATTTCTATACACTATATGATGCCGCAATGCTTTCATTTACTTCGTATACAACGATGGGGCTTAGAGTGGCAACTATCGCAGGGTTTATCTTTTCATTCATAAGTATTATTGTTGCGTTGGTATATCTGGTACTGAAATTAATATTCTGGGAGAGATATCCTGCTGGAATGTATCCGGTACTTTTGATGGTATCTGTAATGGGATCACTGCAGTTGTTCTTTATAGGATTTTTGGGTGAGTATGTTCTTAGCATGAACAAACGAATCATGAATAGACCACTTGTTATAGAAGAAGAGAGAATAAACTTTTAG
- a CDS encoding NAD-dependent epimerase/dehydratase family protein, whose translation MKAVVTGAAGFAGYSLTEALLQKGYEVYAILRPNSEHNNRFSKSDNGLHLIECDCNDFDSIAEAVNTDCDVFYHLAWFGERDDFVVQNNNIAYNLKAVESAKKLNCKRFVGIGSQAEYGVVSDLIKEDRMPLPINAYGSAKVSAMYLSKRRCEQLGIEWIWGRIFSLYGDYEPSGRMLPDLLRKLSKNEEVRLSSCEQNWDYLHVKDAAKAIIALGENGHCGEIYNIANGDYKPLKDYVLEAKETLNSKSIIDFGTKANPFVSLQPDVSKIKEHTGWKPTIEFSKGIGSFVESINQ comes from the coding sequence ATGAAGGCAGTTGTGACAGGTGCAGCAGGTTTTGCTGGCTATAGCTTAACTGAAGCACTATTGCAAAAAGGGTACGAGGTATACGCGATACTTCGTCCAAACTCAGAACATAATAATAGATTTTCAAAATCAGATAATGGTTTACACTTAATAGAGTGTGATTGTAATGACTTTGATAGCATTGCAGAAGCTGTTAATACTGATTGCGATGTGTTTTATCATCTCGCCTGGTTTGGAGAGCGGGATGATTTTGTTGTTCAAAATAATAATATAGCTTATAATTTAAAGGCAGTTGAGTCTGCAAAAAAGCTTAATTGTAAACGTTTTGTGGGAATTGGTTCACAAGCGGAATATGGTGTTGTATCAGATTTAATTAAAGAGGATAGGATGCCATTGCCAATCAATGCCTATGGAAGTGCCAAGGTTTCTGCAATGTATTTGTCAAAACGACGTTGCGAGCAGCTCGGTATTGAATGGATATGGGGCCGTATATTTAGCTTGTATGGTGATTACGAACCTAGCGGACGTATGCTTCCAGATTTACTTAGAAAGCTAAGTAAGAATGAAGAAGTAAGGCTTAGTAGCTGCGAGCAGAACTGGGACTATTTACATGTGAAGGATGCAGCAAAGGCTATTATTGCTCTTGGTGAGAATGGCCATTGTGGTGAAATATATAATATTGCAAATGGTGATTACAAGCCACTTAAGGACTATGTGTTAGAGGCTAAGGAGACATTGAATTCGAAGTCTATCATAGATTTTGGCACTAAGGCAAACCCATTTGTTTCACTTCAGCCAGATGTTAGCAAGATAAAAGAACATACAGGTTGGAAACCAACCATTGAGTTTAGCAAAGGAATAGGATCCTTTGTGGAAAGTATTAATCAGTAG
- a CDS encoding thiamine pyrophosphate-binding protein yields the protein MKIRLADYVANFLVEHGVTDVFSVVGGGAMHLNDALGHHEGLKVTYNHHEQACAIAAEAYARLDNKIAAVCVTTGPGGTNALTGVLGGWLDSIPMFIISGQVRYDTTARYAMQYTGERLRAVGDQEYDIVRSVEPMTKYATMIEDPMDIRYSLEKAWHLANTGRPGPVWIDIPVNYQGMYIETEDLKGYDAAEDDAKLPPKVSEEVVKAVIEKIKNAKRPVFHTGYGIRLSGGYDVFRQVAEKLNIPIVTYWNAVDLIEDDNPLYVGRAGNMGDRPGNWAIQNADLIVAIGTRISIRQVGYNWKTWAREAEVIMIDVDAGEMKKPTIHVDMPIWADAKDFLETMNSCLADEKLFDGNDWLEKCQSWKKNYPVVDDSKWNETGEGANVYAFIKYMSSKLPENSLTAVSNGACCVVGNQTYVIKKGSRMANNSAVASMGYGLPAAIGTCIGGGRKETICLEGDGSIMMNLQELQTVITNKLPIKIFLINNNGYHSIRLTQNNLFKEHCKVGIGEESGDLSFPKFEGIAKAFGYPYYSAHSNEEMKNVVDKVLAEEGPLFCEIFTDTKQVWEPKSSTKRLEDGTLVSPPLEDLAPFLPREELKEIMIVPMMEE from the coding sequence ATGAAGATAAGATTAGCAGATTATGTTGCAAACTTTTTAGTAGAACATGGAGTAACAGATGTATTTAGTGTTGTAGGTGGTGGTGCTATGCACCTCAATGATGCACTAGGGCATCATGAAGGATTAAAAGTAACTTACAATCATCATGAGCAAGCTTGTGCTATTGCAGCAGAAGCATATGCAAGACTTGATAATAAAATAGCAGCAGTATGTGTAACTACAGGCCCAGGCGGAACCAATGCGCTCACTGGAGTATTAGGTGGCTGGCTTGATTCTATCCCAATGTTCATTATCAGCGGTCAGGTTAGATATGACACAACTGCTAGATATGCTATGCAATACACAGGTGAAAGACTTCGTGCTGTTGGTGATCAAGAGTACGATATAGTTCGCTCAGTAGAGCCAATGACAAAGTATGCAACTATGATAGAAGACCCAATGGATATCAGATATTCATTGGAGAAGGCATGGCACTTGGCAAACACTGGTCGTCCAGGCCCAGTCTGGATTGATATCCCAGTGAACTACCAGGGGATGTACATAGAAACAGAGGACCTTAAGGGATATGACGCAGCTGAAGATGATGCGAAGCTTCCACCTAAAGTAAGCGAGGAAGTAGTAAAAGCTGTTATCGAAAAGATAAAGAATGCTAAAAGACCTGTATTCCATACTGGTTATGGCATACGCCTTTCAGGTGGGTACGATGTATTTCGTCAGGTAGCAGAAAAGCTCAATATTCCAATTGTTACCTATTGGAATGCAGTTGATTTGATTGAGGATGATAACCCATTATATGTAGGCCGTGCAGGAAACATGGGAGATAGACCGGGAAACTGGGCTATTCAGAACGCAGATTTAATCGTAGCTATTGGTACACGTATTTCCATTAGACAGGTTGGTTATAACTGGAAGACATGGGCTAGAGAAGCCGAAGTTATCATGATTGATGTGGATGCAGGGGAAATGAAAAAGCCTACAATCCATGTAGATATGCCAATCTGGGCAGATGCCAAGGATTTCCTTGAAACAATGAATAGTTGCCTTGCAGATGAAAAGTTGTTCGATGGAAATGATTGGCTTGAGAAATGCCAAAGCTGGAAGAAAAACTATCCAGTAGTAGACGATTCAAAATGGAATGAAACAGGCGAAGGCGCTAACGTATATGCGTTTATAAAATATATGAGTAGCAAGTTGCCGGAAAATAGTTTAACCGCTGTTTCAAATGGTGCATGTTGTGTGGTTGGTAACCAGACATATGTTATTAAAAAAGGAAGCAGAATGGCCAATAATAGCGCAGTAGCCAGCATGGGATATGGATTACCAGCTGCTATAGGTACATGCATTGGTGGCGGACGTAAAGAGACTATCTGTCTCGAAGGTGATGGAAGTATCATGATGAATTTGCAGGAATTGCAAACAGTCATCACTAATAAACTTCCGATTAAAATATTCTTGATAAACAATAATGGTTACCACTCAATTAGACTGACTCAGAACAATCTCTTTAAAGAGCATTGTAAGGTTGGTATAGGCGAAGAATCAGGAGATTTATCATTCCCGAAATTTGAGGGAATTGCTAAAGCTTTTGGATACCCATATTACAGCGCTCATTCAAATGAAGAAATGAAGAATGTGGTAGATAAAGTGTTGGCAGAAGAAGGACCATTATTCTGCGAAATTTTCACTGATACAAAGCAAGTATGGGAACCAAAGAGCTCGACAAAGAGATTGGAAGATGGAACATTAGTAAGCCCACCACTTGAGGATTTGGCTCCATTTTTACCACGAGAAGAACTAAAGGAAATAATGATTGTTCCTATGATGGAGGAATAG
- the rfbH gene encoding lipopolysaccharide biosynthesis protein RfbH has translation MSNWKNEEEAREQIKAMVADYYNDFKKSSESKENFKPGDRISYASRVYDEKEMQALTDAMLDFWLTTGRFSNQFEKEFAEWIGVKFAHLVNSGSSANLIAFMTLTAPELGDRQIKRGDEVITVAAGFPTTVTPILQYGAVPVFVDVTVPQYNIDVTKLEAALSPKTKAVMIAHTLGNPFDLKTVKEFCDKHNLWLVEDNCDALGTKYTIDGETKFTGTLGDIGTSSFYPPHHMTMGEGGCVYTNNPLLHRMILSYRDWGRDCICPSGQDNFCGHRYDGQYGQLPQGYDHKYVYSHFGYNLKVTDLQAAVGVEQLKKFPSFIERRRHNWARLHDALANSAVADKLVLPTPAENSEPSWFGFIISVKPESGVSRNDVTRYIEEHNVQTRLLFSGNLIKHPCFDQIRDTDAYRVAGSLDNTEYVMNNSFWVGVYPGMTDKMIDYMAQVIIEAV, from the coding sequence TTGTCCAATTGGAAGAATGAAGAAGAAGCAAGAGAACAGATAAAGGCCATGGTGGCCGATTATTATAACGATTTTAAAAAGTCTAGTGAATCAAAAGAAAATTTTAAGCCAGGTGATCGTATTAGCTATGCATCCCGTGTTTATGATGAAAAAGAGATGCAGGCTCTTACAGATGCCATGCTTGATTTTTGGCTCACTACAGGAAGATTTTCAAATCAGTTTGAAAAAGAGTTTGCTGAGTGGATTGGTGTGAAATTTGCGCATCTTGTAAATTCCGGTTCATCAGCAAACTTAATTGCGTTTATGACATTAACAGCTCCAGAGCTTGGAGATAGACAGATTAAGCGTGGTGATGAGGTTATCACAGTTGCAGCTGGATTCCCAACTACTGTTACACCAATACTTCAATATGGAGCGGTACCAGTATTTGTTGACGTTACAGTGCCTCAGTACAATATTGATGTTACAAAGCTTGAGGCTGCACTCAGCCCAAAGACAAAAGCAGTTATGATTGCTCATACACTTGGAAATCCATTTGATCTTAAGACTGTAAAGGAGTTCTGTGATAAGCATAATCTTTGGCTTGTAGAGGACAACTGCGATGCTCTTGGTACAAAGTACACAATTGATGGTGAAACAAAATTCACAGGTACATTGGGAGATATAGGAACATCTTCATTCTACCCACCTCATCATATGACCATGGGAGAAGGAGGATGTGTATATACTAATAATCCACTTCTTCATAGAATGATTCTCTCATACCGTGATTGGGGACGCGATTGCATCTGTCCATCTGGTCAGGATAATTTCTGTGGCCACAGATATGACGGACAGTATGGTCAGCTTCCACAGGGATATGACCATAAGTATGTTTATAGCCATTTTGGATATAATCTCAAAGTTACAGATTTACAGGCTGCAGTTGGCGTGGAACAGCTCAAGAAGTTCCCATCATTTATAGAAAGACGTCGTCATAATTGGGCTAGACTTCATGACGCACTTGCTAATAGTGCAGTGGCAGATAAACTAGTTCTTCCAACACCTGCAGAAAACTCAGAACCAAGCTGGTTCGGTTTTATTATTTCTGTAAAGCCAGAAAGCGGTGTGAGCAGAAATGATGTTACAAGATATATTGAAGAGCATAATGTGCAGACTCGCCTTCTCTTCTCTGGAAACTTGATAAAGCACCCATGTTTTGATCAAATCAGAGATACAGATGCATACAGAGTCGCTGGTAGCTTGGATAACACAGAATATGTTATGAACAATTCATTCTGGGTAGGCGTATATCCAGGAATGACAGATAAAATGATTGATTACATGGCTCAGGTAATTATTGAGGCTGTGTAG